In Deinococcus aquiradiocola, one genomic interval encodes:
- a CDS encoding FtsB family cell division protein, whose amino-acid sequence MRLRPPSWNRPLWLRKWPSWSDLHRVPVSMMIACLLAGLGTVQITFLIGNSLYRTYAWQQETRAVQRENAALSTDIRVLKEAQAHASDPDELRAQARCLGFVGKGEQVVVDEAAQEGTNDNCDAVRMP is encoded by the coding sequence GTGCGTCTGCGTCCACCGTCCTGGAATCGCCCCCTCTGGCTGCGCAAGTGGCCCTCCTGGTCCGACCTGCACCGGGTTCCCGTCTCCATGATGATCGCCTGCCTGCTGGCCGGGCTCGGCACGGTGCAGATCACGTTCCTGATCGGGAACAGCCTGTACCGCACGTACGCGTGGCAGCAGGAGACGCGGGCCGTGCAGCGCGAAAACGCCGCCCTCAGCACCGACATCCGCGTCCTGAAGGAAGCGCAGGCGCACGCGAGCGACCCGGACGAACTGCGCGCCCAGGCACGCTGCCTGGGCTTCGTGGGCAAGGGCGAGCAGGTCGTGGTGGACGAGGCAGCTCAGGAAGGCACGAACGACAACTGCGACGCCGTCCGCATGCCCTGA
- a CDS encoding acyl-CoA thioesterase, whose protein sequence is MDWSRAHRTPIQMRYSDTDMMGHINNAAYVQFLEFARMDLLAALLPTGTHLPVVLARLELDYRREVHLHQTVEVLTLPVRVGNSSWEYAFRLLADGEVSAEGRSVQVHTDPVTRRGSPLPDEVRSKLVALLPEATHV, encoded by the coding sequence ATGGACTGGAGCCGTGCCCACCGTACCCCCATCCAGATGCGCTACAGCGACACGGACATGATGGGGCACATCAACAACGCGGCCTACGTGCAGTTTCTGGAGTTCGCGCGCATGGACCTGCTCGCCGCCCTGCTGCCCACGGGCACGCACCTGCCGGTCGTGCTGGCCCGGCTGGAACTCGATTACCGGCGCGAGGTGCACCTGCACCAGACGGTCGAGGTGCTGACGCTGCCCGTCCGGGTGGGAAACAGCAGCTGGGAGTACGCGTTCCGCCTGCTCGCGGACGGCGAGGTGAGCGCCGAGGGGCGCAGCGTGCAGGTGCACACGGACCCCGTCACGCGCCGCGGCTCGCCGCTGCCGGACGAGGTGCGCTCGAAGCTGGTGGCGCTGCTGCCGGAGGCGACCCATGTCTGA